A part of Lampris incognitus isolate fLamInc1 chromosome 21, fLamInc1.hap2, whole genome shotgun sequence genomic DNA contains:
- the ical1 gene encoding islet cell autoantigen 1-like, which produces MMDGFAGDILSSGRALLGEDSSVMARMQKKFWKTKQVFIKATGKKEDEYVVASDADLDAKLEFFRSVQSTCTELLKVIERYQQRITHLSQEENELGLFLRFQAERDRTKACNMMEATSKALCTSAKQRLALCQPLHRMQQEVETFRRRAIADTLLTVGRMEKARTEYRGALLWMKDVSQELDPDTYKQLEKFRKVQAQVRGTKSQFEKLKNDVCQKVDMLGASRCNMLSHSLCTYQTTLLQFWEKTAHSMSRIHEAFQGHVPYQFTTLKDLRDPLEQETESQKQEDKKEKVLQSNTDDLVALDDDKPIEGASDSALSDFRRPFSSACLDDDPMLMASDLPQPPVQLQAPANLPFQPQPPTQALHPAEPWDLGGFQSSLPRLPGPGGDLLSGGHSYCQSSIITAGTGLSQMEQDEDRERGDFAFLKDLLSPGPGGGDDFSKEWQDAFGLFDSPNSNLSNCPATIGAPPSSAPATTARLPSRPPSPTGFLPSQLLDHSLSSTGWSTPPMFQAPPLQPPPPSQTQSAQRVQGSTANAATGGSKDMSAWFNLFADLDPLSNPDAIGRSEDELLNA; this is translated from the exons ATGATGGACGG GTTTGCAGGGGACATTCTGAGTAGTGGCCGGGCTCTGCTCGGTGAGGACAGCTCGGTGATGGCACGCATGCAGAAGAAGTTCTGGAAGACCAAGCAGGTGTTCATCAAAGCCACCGGCAAGAAGGAGGACGAGTATGTGGTGGCCTCAGACGCCGACCTGGATGCCAAGCTCGAG TTCTTCCGTTCAGTCCAGTCCACGTGCACGGAGCTACTGAAGGTGATTGAAAGGTACCAGCAGAGGATCACAC ACCTGTCCCAAGAGGAGAACGAGCTGGGCCTGTTCCTGCGTTTCCAGGCCGAACGGGACCGAACCAAGGCCTGCAACATGATGGAAGCCACCAGCAAGGCCCTGTGTACCTCCGCTAAGCAGAG GCTAGCGCTGTGCCAGCCGCTGCACCGCATGCAGCAGGAGGTGGAGACGTTTCGGCGGCGTGCCATCGCTGACACGCTCCTGACGGTGGGGCGCATGGAGAAGGCTCGCACCGAGTACCGGGGAGCCCTGCTCTGGATGAAGGACGTCTCCCAGGAACTGGACCCGGACACGTACAAACAGCTGGAGAAGTTCCGCAAG GTTCAAGCTCAGGTGAGAGGGACGAAGAGCCAGTTTGAGAAGCTGAAGAACGATGTGTGTCAGAAGGTGGACATGCTCGGAGCTAGCCGCTGTAACATGCTCTCCCATTCCCTCTGCACATATCAG ACAACCCTGCTGCAGTTCTGGGAGAAGACGGCTCATAGCATGTCAAGGATCCACGAGGCCTTCCAAGGCCACGTGCCCTATCAGTTCACCACACTCAAG GACCTCAGGGACCCCCTGGAACAGGAAACAGAGAGTCAGAAACAAGAAGACAAGAAGGAAAAGGTTCTACAGAGCAACACAGATGA TCTGGTGGCGTTGGATGACGACAAGCCAATTGAAGGCGCCTCTGACTCTG CCCTGAGTGATTTTAGAAGACCGTTCAGCTCAGCGTGCCTCGACGATGACCCCATGCTCATGGCCAGTGACCTGCCCCAGCCCCCGGTCCAGCTCCAAGCCCCTGCAAACCTCCCCTTCCAGCCCCAGCCTCCTACCCAGGCCCTGCACCCAGCCGAGCCCTGGGACTTAGGAGGCTTCCAGTCCAGCCTCCCTCGGCTGCCTGGTCCCG gTGGGGACCTGTTGTCTGGTGGTCATTCATACTGTCAGTCCTCCATCATCACTGCTGGAACAGGGCTGAGCCAGATGGAGCAAGACGAGGATAGAGAGAGGGGCGACTTTGCTTTCCTCAAAGACCTCCTGAGCCCGGGCCCTGGTGGTGGCGATGATTTCAGCAAGGAATGGCAGGACGCTTTTGGGCTGTTTGACTCTCCTAACTCCAACCTCAGCAACTGTCCTGCAACCATCGGGGCGCCTCCCAGCAGTGCTCCTGCCACCACAGCCCGGCTGCCCTCCCGGCCTCCCAGCCCGACAGGCTTCCTGCCCTCTCAGCTGCTGGATCATAGTCTCAGCTCCACAG GCTGGTCCACCCCACCCATGTTTCAAGCCCCACCCTTGCAGCCCCCTCCCCCTAGCCAAACCCAATCAGCTCAGAGGGTTCAAGGTTCAACAGCCAATG CTGCTACAGGCGGGTCCAAGGACATGTCTGCCTGGTTCAACCTGTTTGCAGACCTGGACCCCCTCTCCAACCCCGACGCCATTGGACGCTCCGAGGATGAGCTGCTCAACGCCTGA